The Paenibacillus sp. FSL W8-0426 region ATTTTTTATTGTTGTCATATTTAAAAGACTTCCTAGTCTGTCACATGAGAATCTTCCCACACCCTTTGCCCCGGCGAAGAATCGCTTGTTTTCAAGTTTAGACCTGTAATCATCGTTAATTGCTTCATCAATATCCTCACTGCCGTCGCTTTTCGCAGAGTAAGCAACAAACAGCCATTTATTATCGATATCGTTTATATCCATTCCTTTACCATCATCAACAATTATTATCTTAGAGAAAGAGGTATAGATTCCTTGAAAAATGATTCTCACATTTTTTGCTTTTGCATCAAATGAATTTTTCACCAGCTCAAAAATCGCTATATATTCATCAGTTATCAGTTCTTTTCCAATTAGACTTTTTAGACCGGAACTAATTTTAAAGGAACGCATACTCATGTTTTCACTCTTCTTTTTTTAGTTTTTTGATTAGTATTGTAAAGCAAGTGTTTCATTGTAATTAATGAGGTTTGTTTTTTCGGCTTTTTCTATTTGTTTTAATGCCTTCATAATTTCTTTAGCAATTGAGTAAGCAAAAATAGGAGGTACTGCGTTTCCTACCTGAGTATACTGAGGGGTTTCAAATTTGCGTCTATCACCACCAGTTGTTCTGTTTCCTACAAATTGGAAACTATCATCAAAAGATTGAATTCGTGCTAATTCTCGTACTGATAATATTCTTGGATTTTTCAAATCGTAGTGAATAATATCATCTGGTAAGGTTAAAACAGTAGGAGAAACTTGATTTTGGTGAAGTTTAAAGCACCTGTATTTTTTTGTGAAATGTTTTTCATATTCATCCGTAGTAAGTCTTTCTAACAGTCCTTCAATTCCTTCTCCTGGCTTTAGTAAACTAAATCTTTCTAATGTGTTTTTTTTATGTCTTGAGGCAACATGATTACTCAATTTAGTTGAAGGTATGGTATCTCCATTGATATTTGGAGTTAATCCGGATATTAATTTTTTTTGATATTCGGTTTTTTTATAACGATTATCGTATGTTTCTTTGTTCTCCCCCATTTTAAGAAAGCGTAGATCCGAAATTGCATCAGATACAGTAATAATAGTATTTTGTGCTTTGGGGAATTGAGGCTCAGGGACTAAAGGATAAAACACATCACGTATTTTTTTTGCCCTATAACCTAGGAAAATAACTCTAGGTCTGTTTTGAGGAACACCATAATCTTTAGCATTTAATAATTTAAACTTTACTTTATAACCTAATTTTTCGGATTCAGATAGAATAATGTCAGTGACTAATTCGTTATTATATTCATCATTAAAAAGCCCGATAATCTTATTTATTCGATAAGATAGGATTCCTTCAACGTTTTCCATCACGAAATAATCTGGGTTACTCAAACTTACTACTCTTAAATATTCTAAAAAGAGGGTATTTCTTTCATCCGATTTATCTCTTTTTCCACTTAGACTAAATCCTTGACAAGGTGGGCCACCTATTACAACAGATATCTTAGTGTCCGAAGCAAAGTCATTAAAAGTATCCCTTGAAGATAACGTTCTGATATCTCCATTAAAAAATCTCAAGTTTGAATATCCTAATTGTTTATGTCTATTAATATATGTTTGGGCTGCTTCTTGACTATAGTCAGTGGCTAAAGGGATATTGAAACCTGCACGTAAAAAACCTTCAGACATTCCTCCTGCACCTGAGAATAAATCAAGTACATTATACGTTTGTGTCATTTCCTCACCTATCATATTATTTTGAGAATATTAAAATACGTTTATGTTTTTAAGTAAATTGATTTTTTTCAGGACTTAAGCATCTTTAATAGTCTAGTATTCTTAATTTTCATGTTCTATATAGGTGGCCTCAAATTCTTTATTCACATTTTTCGCTAAAGTGAATAAAGATCATTCCTCTACTTCGTTCAATTTGTCCTATGTAGGAAAGGTCGAATCACCCTTCTCTCCAAGAGCTTCTTGGGAGAAGCCTTGTTCTTTACGGAATGCTCAAATTTTCGCACCAGCTTAATTAAGGATGTTTGATCTACGTTCAAGATATTTATATTACCTCTCTATGTTCAAAAGTGTAGACAAGTTTGTTAAAGGTAAACATCAAACGAAGGATATAATTCATTAAAATGATATTTATAAGTTTTAATCTTGGTAGGGTGTTAAAAATTGAGAATGATTGTTAGTAACAAATTAGTAACAATTGTAGTCAATTATATAATCACAACCTTAAAGCCTTGATTACGTAGCTTCTTGAAAATAAAAATGATCAGGGGTATAAGGCTAGGATGCTGGCAGGCTTTGCTTGGAATTGGGCCGCTAATAAAGAAGGTAACCGGAATGGAGAGATCCCGGATGTGACGATATAAAGAGCATGATTTTGCCTTGCCGTGGAATGCACGGTCAATATCAAATACTTGATCTCTACATGAAAGTGGAATAGATCAGGTAGGATGTGTTAATACTTCTCAGGGCTTTAAAAGTGATTATGTTGGCATTATTATAGGAACTGGTCTGATATTTTATACATATAATATGGAAACGAGGACTTAGTTTAAAAATGAGGAGTTAACCAAACTTGTCAAAAATATTTATTAAATGATGGATTATTTACGGAGCAAATAGTAGCAACATGTACTGAGATTTATTCAAATTAGAGACAAAACCTATCCTTCCATTTAGTAAGATAGGCTTTATTGCTCTTCACATTAATATTCCTTTTATAACATTTTTAGCTACGCGAATATTATCTGATGAAGAGTCTCTTAGAAGTTGCACAATTTCTTTTATTTCTTTCTCATTCTCAGTTACCTCAAAGTCCTCATCAATATAAGCGAAAAGCTGTATTAAATTAACCTCAAGTGACTCAGCGATTTTCGCCAAGTTCATCAAAGAAACGTTCTTTTCTCCACGTTCGATCTGTCCTATGTATGAAAAATGAAATCCGCCTTTTTCTCCGAGGGATTCTTGTGAATACCCTCTTTCTTTGCGTAATGCGCGAATTCTGGCTCCAACCAGCTTCAAAACTTCTCTGTCTTCGTTCATGGTATTCACCTCTCTATGTTCAAAAG contains the following coding sequences:
- a CDS encoding DNA cytosine methyltransferase, with the translated sequence MTQTYNVLDLFSGAGGMSEGFLRAGFNIPLATDYSQEAAQTYINRHKQLGYSNLRFFNGDIRTLSSRDTFNDFASDTKISVVIGGPPCQGFSLSGKRDKSDERNTLFLEYLRVVSLSNPDYFVMENVEGILSYRINKIIGLFNDEYNNELVTDIILSESEKLGYKVKFKLLNAKDYGVPQNRPRVIFLGYRAKKIRDVFYPLVPEPQFPKAQNTIITVSDAISDLRFLKMGENKETYDNRYKKTEYQKKLISGLTPNINGDTIPSTKLSNHVASRHKKNTLERFSLLKPGEGIEGLLERLTTDEYEKHFTKKYRCFKLHQNQVSPTVLTLPDDIIHYDLKNPRILSVRELARIQSFDDSFQFVGNRTTGGDRRKFETPQYTQVGNAVPPIFAYSIAKEIMKALKQIEKAEKTNLINYNETLALQY
- a CDS encoding helix-turn-helix transcriptional regulator → MNEDREVLKLVGARIRALRKERGYSQESLGEKGGFHFSYIGQIERGEKNVSLMNLAKIAESLEVNLIQLFAYIDEDFEVTENEKEIKEIVQLLRDSSSDNIRVAKNVIKGILM